In Juglans microcarpa x Juglans regia isolate MS1-56 chromosome 7D, Jm3101_v1.0, whole genome shotgun sequence, the following are encoded in one genomic region:
- the LOC121239480 gene encoding non-functional NADPH-dependent codeinone reductase 2-like: protein MDTATANAATGIPEVVLNSSTGRKAMPVIGFGTAADSKDGATLISAVLEAIKLGYRHFDTASTYGSEQALGEAIAEALRLGLVGSRDELFITSKLWPSDAHADLVVPALQKSIRALQLEYLDLYLIHWPISVTPGKSVFPFDEQDLMPMDFGSVWAAMEECQRLGLTKSIGVSNFSCKKLENLLSTATIPPSVNQVEMSPVWQQKKLIEFCKPNGIIVTAFSPLGASGSSWGTNHVMENETLKEIAKTRGKTVAQVCLRWVYEQGVAPIVKSYNKGRLKENLQIFDWALSGDDSNKIGQIKQHKMMLKEELVSARGPYKSIEELWDGEL, encoded by the exons ATGGACACTGCCACAGCAAATGCAGCGACTGGAATCCCGGAGGTGGTGCTGAACTCTTCCACCGGCCGAAAGGCCATGCCCGTGATTGGCTTCGGCACTGCGGCAGACTCCAAGGATGGCGCCACCTTGATATCGGCAGTCCTGGAGGCAATCAAGCTCGGTTATAGGCACTTTGACACGGCTTCCACGTATGGATCGGAGCAGGCTCTTGGAGAAGCTATTGCAGAAGCTCTTAGACTCGGCCTTGTTGGCTCTCGGGACGAGCTTTTCATTACTTCCAAGCTGTGGCCTTCTGATGCTCATGCTGATCTTGTTGTTCCAGCTCTACAGAAATCAATCCG GGCTCTTCAGCTGGAATACCTAGACCTCTATCTGATCCACTGGCCCATCAGTGTTACACCTGGGAAGTCGGTATTCCCTTTTGATGAACAAGACCTGATGCCGATGGACTTCGGGTCTGTGTGGGCAGCCATGGAGGAGTGCCAGAGACTTGGCCTCACGAAGTCTATTGGAGTCAGCAACTTCTCCTGCAAGAAGCTTGAAAACTTGCTCTCTACAGCCACTATTCCTCCTTCAGTGAATCAG GTGGAGATGAGCCCAGTTTGGCAACAAAAGAAGCTAATAGAGTTTTGCAAGCCAAATGGCATTATCGTAACTGCTTTCTCTCCTTTGGGAGCAAGTGGAAGTAGTTGGGGAACGAACCATGTCATGGAGAATGAAACGCTCAAGGAGATTGCGAAAACTCGTGGGAAGACTGTTGCCCAG GTTTGTCTTAGATGGGTTTATGAGCAAGGGGTAGCTCCAATTGTGAAGAGCTACAACAAGGGGAGGTTGAAGGAGAATCTGCAGATATTTGACTGGGCGCTATCAGGGGATGACTCTAACAAGATTGGTCAAATCAAGCAGCACAAGATGATGCTCAAGGAGGAACTTGTTTCTGCTCGTGGACCCTACAAGTCCATTGAAGAGCTTTGGGATGGAGAGCTGTAA
- the LOC121238756 gene encoding probable glucan endo-1,3-beta-glucosidase A6 isoform X1: MKMSLGLGLGSVLVPLLTLSLLVSISSAEISGKVGVNYGQLGNNLPSPSRSVELIKSLKAKRVKIYDANPEILRALKNTDIQVSIMVPNQLISNISHNQTLADQWVLSNVVPFFPDTMIRYLLVGNEILSSYSDTQTWYDLVPAMRKIKNSLRVHGIRKIKVGTPSAMDVLESSFPPSNGTFRSDIADRVIKPMLQFLNRTKSFFFLDVYPYFPWSSDPVNIKLDYALFESKNTTYLDPVSGLTYTNLFDQMVDAVTFGMKRLGYPDIRIWIAETGWPNGGDFDQIGCNIYNAATYNRNVVKKFTSDPPIGTPARPGKVLPSFIFALYNENQKPGAGTERHFGLLNPDGSNVYEMDLSGETPESEYKPLPKPTNNELYKGKIWCMVAKGANKSEVESALSYACSQGNKTCDPIQPRGRCYKPDSLFWHASYAFSSYWAQFKKVGGSCYFNGLATQTIKDPSKLPLYPFNIPFLLSLYMFLFQFPTLNTSLYINFRMYKLSFSQVQKYPIIQEKF; this comes from the exons ATGAAGATGAGTCTGGGTTTGGGTCTGGGTTCGGTTCTGGTTCCTCTGctcactctctccctcttgGTTTCCATTTCCA GCGCAGAGATCTCAGGCAAAGTGGGTGTAAACTATGGACAGCTCGGGAATAATCTGCCATCACCGTCACGGTCGGTAGAGTTGATCAAATCCCTCAAAGCTAAGCGAGTGAAAATCTACGATGCCAATCCAGAAATCCTCAGAGCCCTAAAAAACACTGACATTCAAGTCTCGATCATGGTCCCCAACCAGCTCATTTCCAACATCTCCCACAACCAAACCCTCGCCGACCAGTGGGTCCTATCCAACGTCGTGCCCTTTTTCCCGGATACCATGATCCGGTACCTCCTCGTTGGAAACGAAATCCTTAGCTCCTACTCCGACACCCAAACCTGGTACGATCTCGTCCCCGCCATGCGCAAAATCAAGAACTCCCTCAGAGTCCATGGAATTCGTAAGATCAAGGTTGGGACTCCATCAGCCATGGACGTCCTCGAGTCGTCATTTCCACCTTCCAACGGTACGTTCCGGTCCGACATCGCTGATCGGGTCATAAAACCCATGTTGCAGTTCTTGAACCGAACCAAATCCTTCTTCTTCCTGGATGTGTACCCCTACTTCCCTTGGTCTTCGGACCCCGTCAATATCAAACTAGACTACGCTCTGTTCGAGTCCAAGAATACCACGTACTTGGATCCGGTTTCGGGATTGACCTACACCAACCTCTTCGACCAAATGGTGGACGCTGTGACTTTCGGTATGAAGAGACTCGGTTACCCGGATATTCGTATCTGGATCGCCGAAACGGGTTGGCCCAACGGCGGTGACTTTGACCAGATTGGTTGCAATATCTACAACGCTGCAACTTACAATCGCAACGTAGTAAAGAAATTTACATCGGACCCTCCAATCGGGACGCCGGCTCGGCCGGGTAAGGTGCTGCCGTCTTTCATATTCGCTCTGTACAATGAGAACCAGAAACCAGGTGCTGGTACGGAGCGGCATTTTGGGTTGCTGAATCCGGACGGGTCGAACGTGTACGAGATGGACCTGTCAGGAGAGACGCCGGAGTCGGAATACAAGCCATTACCGAAGCCGACGAACAACGAACTGTACAAGGGAAAAATATGGTGTATGGTGGCGAAGGGAGCAAATAAGAGCGAGGTGGAGTCGGCGTTATCGTACGCATGCTCGCAGGGAAACAAAACCTGTGACCCGATCCAACCGAGGGGAAGGTGTTACAAACCCGATTCGTTGTTTTGGCATGCGAGCTACGCGTTTAGTTCTTATTGGGCTCAGTTCAAGAAGGTGGGTGGGTCGTGCTACTTCAATGGGCTCGCCACTCAAACAATCAAGGATCCAAGTAAGTTACCACTGTACCCTTTTAATATACCATTTCTCTTATCTTTATATATGTTTCTATTTCAGTTTCCTACTCTCAATACCAGTctatat ATTAATTTCAGAATGTACAAGTTGAGTTTTTCTCAAGTACAAAAATACCCAATAATTCAAGAGAAGTTCTAA
- the LOC121238755 gene encoding cytochrome P450 CYP82D47-like encodes MEITSHLLAIAGFLVLVLYNLWRLRIGVQKTKAMLAPEAPGALPIIGHLHQLGGKNPVARTLAAMADRHGPMFTIKFGPKIALVISNHEAVKECFTTNDKVLGARPKSTHGTYLGYNYAGFGFAPYGAFWREIRKLVMVELLSARRLETLKNMQVSEVDILVKDLYSLSKSNNHSPVKVVISEWIERLSFNIITKMIAGKRYFPHAINVADDGEAKRIWKIIKEYMYVSGGPVVSDLIPILGWIDFGGQVKSMKRIGRDLDTLIGSWIEEHSLRKLKSEASDKPDFIDIMLSVIKDESMFGYTRETIIKATVSNLIIAGSDTTSINLTWLLSLLLNNKDALKRAQEELDLKIGRDRWVEDYDIKDLVYLQAIVKETLRLYPPGPLGVPHEAMEDCHVCGYYVPKGTRVFVNLWKLHRDPRVWHDPDEFLPERFLTSHANIDASGQHFEFTPFGSGRRSCPGYTFALQVSHLTLARLLQGFELTTPQNMPVDMTEGLGITLPRATPLEVVLTPRLSSELYDD; translated from the exons ATGGAAATCACTTCTCATCTACTAGCAATTGCAGGGTTTTTAGTATTGGTGTTGTACAATCTATGGAGGTTGAGAATTGGTGTTCAGAAAACAAAGGCTATGTTAGCCCCAGAAGCACCGGGTGCCTTGCCAATTATAGGTCACCTTCATCAACTAGGTGGCAAAAACCCAGTTGCCCGAACCTTGGCAGCCATGGCTGACAGACATGGCCCCATGTTCACGATCAAGTTTGGCCCAAAAATTGCACTTGTGATTAGCAATCACGAGGCAGTCAAGGAGTGTTTCACTACGAATGACAAAGTTCTTGGAGCACGTCCGAAGTCAACCCATGGAACGTACTTAGGCTACAACTACGCAGGATTTGGGTTTGCGCCTTACGGTGCATTTTGGCGTGAGATACGAAAGCTAGTCATGGTGGAACTCCTCTCTGCACGCCGGCTCGAGACACTAAAGAATATGCAAGTCTCCGAGGTGGATATTTTGGTCAAGGATTTGTACTCTCTTTCAAAGAGCAACAATCACAGCCCTGTCAAGGTGGTGATTAGTGAATGGATTGAACGCCTATCCTTCAACATAATAACTAAAATGATTGCAGGGAAGAGATATTTTCCCCACGCCATTAATGTTGCAGACGATGGAGAGGCAAAACGCATATGGAAAATCATCAaagaatatatgtatgtatctgGGGGGCCTGTCGTTTCTGATCTGATTCCGATTCTAGGATGGATTGATTTTGGGGGTCAAGTGAAATCTATGAAGCGTATTGGAAGGGATTTGGACACTCTAATAGGAAGTTGGATTGAAGAACATAGCCTGaggaaactgaaaagtgaggcaAGCGACAAGCCGGACTTCATCGATATCATGCTATCAGTAATTAAGGACGAATCCATGTTTGGCTATACTCGTGAAACCATCATCAAGGCAACGGTATCG AATCTCATCATAGCTGGCTCAGACACAACATCTATTAACTTGACATGGCTTCTGTCCTTGTTATTGAATAACAAAGATGCTTTGAAGCGTGCCCAAGAAGAGTTAGACCTCAAAATTGGAAGGGATAGATGGGTAGAAGATTACGATATTAAAGATTTGGTTTACCTCCAAGCCATAGTCAAGGAAACCTTGCGCTTATACCCACCAGGCCCGCTGGGAGTTCCACATGAGGCAATGGAAGATTGTCATGTTTGTGGCTATTACGTTCCTAAGGGAACTCGTGTGTTTGTAAACTTGTGGAAGTTGCACCGAGACCCAAGGGTTTGGCACGACCCGGATGAATTTTTGCCAGAAAGGTTTCTTACAAGCCATGCAAATATAGATGCTTCAGGCCAGCATTTTGAGTTCACACCATTTGGGTCTGGAAGACGATCTTGCCCGGGGTACACATTTGCCTTGCAAGTATCACATCTTACATTAGCTCGCTTGCTTCAGGGATTTGAGTTAACAACACCACAAAACATGCCGGTAGACATGACTGAAGGCTTAGGCATTACCTTGCCCAGGGCAACTCCTCTCGAAGTCGTCCTCACTCCACGCCTTTCTTCGGAACTCTATGATGATTAA
- the LOC121238757 gene encoding UV-B-induced protein At3g17800, chloroplastic: MDHCLSRHSTLSPATFSSPYPPPSLLRHPLTFSPRTALNFPNNHFRSGRAASGLSIRPAGRTFPVIASAGASHCEPSSSLNSPLEPRSQPGKFLSSVLQNHRQLFHVAVAEELKLLADDRDGAVSRMLLTVGSDEACLHRRVAQLKEHECQLAVEDVMYMLIFYRFSEIKVPLVPRLSRCVYNSRLEILPSRDWELESIHSLEVLEIVREHVTTIIGLRADSSVTDYWATTKISRLMLGRVYVASVLYGYFLKSASLRHHLEQSLALANQDHHLGCRTSNQFQELCAYGVKNLVFDTVSNKQSVSYGQGSTNQGMKGEPLKCYVMGLDPETLQRCAKLKSKEAVHLIENHSCALFGDGKTGLVENDEVILTSFSSLKRLVLEAVAFGSFLWDTEEYIDTVYKLKENN; this comes from the exons ATGGACCATTGTCTCTCGCGCCATAGCACCCTCTCCCCCGCCACTTTCTCTTCTCCATACCCTCCTCCCTCTTTGCTTCGTCATCCCCTTACTTTCTCTCCCAGAACTGCATTAAACTTTCCCAACAATCACTTCCGCTCCGGCCGTGCCGCTTCTGGTCTCTCTATCAGGCCGGCCGGGAGGACCTTTCCCGTAATCGCCAGCGCCGGGGCCAGCCACTGCGAGCCAAGTAGCAGCCTCAACTCACCGCTCGAGCCCCGGTCCCAGCCGGGGAAGTTCTTGAGCAGTGTGTTGCAGAATCACCGCCAATTGTTCCACGTCGCCGTCGCGGAGGAGTTGAAGCTCCTGGCCGATGATCGCGACGGTGCCGTTTCCCGCATGCTGCTCACCGTTGGCTCCGATGAAGCCTGCCTTCACAG GAGGGTTGCACAACTAAAGGAACATGAGTGCCAACTCGCCGTTGAGGATGTCATGTACATGCTAATCTTTTATAGATTCTCTGAGATCAAAGTCCCCTTAGTTCCAAGACTCTCTAGATGCGTTTATAATAGCAGACTTGAGATTTTGCCTTCAAGGGACTGGGAGCTGGAGTCCATTCACAGCTTGGAGGTTTTGGAGATTGTCAGGGAACATGTCACCACTATCATTGGCTTGAGAGCAGATTCTAGTGTCACAGACTATTGGGCAACAACTAAGATCTCACGTCTCATGCTTGGCCGAGTATATGTGGCCTCTGTCTTATATGGATACTTTTTGAAGTCTGCCTCATTGAGGCACCACTTGGAGCAAAGTCTAGCTTTGGCAAACCAGGACCACCATCTCGGATGTAGGACCTCCAATCAGTTCCAAGAGCTGTGTGCTTATGGAGTGAAAAACCTTGTCTTTGACACTGTCAGTAACAAACAATCTGTGTCATATGGTCAAGGGTCGACTAACCAGGGAATGAAAGGTGAACCGTTGAAATGTTATGTGATGGGGTTAGATCCCGAGACATTGCAGAGATGTGCAAAACTGAAGTCCAAGGAGGCTGTCCATTTGATTGAGAATCATAGCTGTGCACTTTTTGGGGACGGGAAGACTGGTTTGGTTGAGAATGATGAGGTGATCTTGACTTCATTTTCAAGTCTGAAGAGGTTGGTTTTGGAGGCTGTCGCTTTTGGTTCATTCCTTTGGGACACAGAAGAATACATTGACACTGTGTATAAACTCAAGGAGAATAATTAG
- the LOC121238756 gene encoding probable glucan endo-1,3-beta-glucosidase A6 isoform X2 → MKMSLGLGLGSVLVPLLTLSLLVSISSAEISGKVGVNYGQLGNNLPSPSRSVELIKSLKAKRVKIYDANPEILRALKNTDIQVSIMVPNQLISNISHNQTLADQWVLSNVVPFFPDTMIRYLLVGNEILSSYSDTQTWYDLVPAMRKIKNSLRVHGIRKIKVGTPSAMDVLESSFPPSNGTFRSDIADRVIKPMLQFLNRTKSFFFLDVYPYFPWSSDPVNIKLDYALFESKNTTYLDPVSGLTYTNLFDQMVDAVTFGMKRLGYPDIRIWIAETGWPNGGDFDQIGCNIYNAATYNRNVVKKFTSDPPIGTPARPGKVLPSFIFALYNENQKPGAGTERHFGLLNPDGSNVYEMDLSGETPESEYKPLPKPTNNELYKGKIWCMVAKGANKSEVESALSYACSQGNKTCDPIQPRGRCYKPDSLFWHASYAFSSYWAQFKKVGGSCYFNGLATQTIKDPSYGSCKFPGVTLI, encoded by the exons ATGAAGATGAGTCTGGGTTTGGGTCTGGGTTCGGTTCTGGTTCCTCTGctcactctctccctcttgGTTTCCATTTCCA GCGCAGAGATCTCAGGCAAAGTGGGTGTAAACTATGGACAGCTCGGGAATAATCTGCCATCACCGTCACGGTCGGTAGAGTTGATCAAATCCCTCAAAGCTAAGCGAGTGAAAATCTACGATGCCAATCCAGAAATCCTCAGAGCCCTAAAAAACACTGACATTCAAGTCTCGATCATGGTCCCCAACCAGCTCATTTCCAACATCTCCCACAACCAAACCCTCGCCGACCAGTGGGTCCTATCCAACGTCGTGCCCTTTTTCCCGGATACCATGATCCGGTACCTCCTCGTTGGAAACGAAATCCTTAGCTCCTACTCCGACACCCAAACCTGGTACGATCTCGTCCCCGCCATGCGCAAAATCAAGAACTCCCTCAGAGTCCATGGAATTCGTAAGATCAAGGTTGGGACTCCATCAGCCATGGACGTCCTCGAGTCGTCATTTCCACCTTCCAACGGTACGTTCCGGTCCGACATCGCTGATCGGGTCATAAAACCCATGTTGCAGTTCTTGAACCGAACCAAATCCTTCTTCTTCCTGGATGTGTACCCCTACTTCCCTTGGTCTTCGGACCCCGTCAATATCAAACTAGACTACGCTCTGTTCGAGTCCAAGAATACCACGTACTTGGATCCGGTTTCGGGATTGACCTACACCAACCTCTTCGACCAAATGGTGGACGCTGTGACTTTCGGTATGAAGAGACTCGGTTACCCGGATATTCGTATCTGGATCGCCGAAACGGGTTGGCCCAACGGCGGTGACTTTGACCAGATTGGTTGCAATATCTACAACGCTGCAACTTACAATCGCAACGTAGTAAAGAAATTTACATCGGACCCTCCAATCGGGACGCCGGCTCGGCCGGGTAAGGTGCTGCCGTCTTTCATATTCGCTCTGTACAATGAGAACCAGAAACCAGGTGCTGGTACGGAGCGGCATTTTGGGTTGCTGAATCCGGACGGGTCGAACGTGTACGAGATGGACCTGTCAGGAGAGACGCCGGAGTCGGAATACAAGCCATTACCGAAGCCGACGAACAACGAACTGTACAAGGGAAAAATATGGTGTATGGTGGCGAAGGGAGCAAATAAGAGCGAGGTGGAGTCGGCGTTATCGTACGCATGCTCGCAGGGAAACAAAACCTGTGACCCGATCCAACCGAGGGGAAGGTGTTACAAACCCGATTCGTTGTTTTGGCATGCGAGCTACGCGTTTAGTTCTTATTGGGCTCAGTTCAAGAAGGTGGGTGGGTCGTGCTACTTCAATGGGCTCGCCACTCAAACAATCAAGGATCCAA GTTATGGATCCTGCAAGTTTCCAGGTGTGACACTTATATGA
- the LOC121239479 gene encoding pentatricopeptide repeat-containing protein At3g25210, mitochondrial: MPSTLHRLLISTLRNSNLLSPTFPPLTSTPVLLSLCLRFFSSSPGQTQAQTSQTPTPPPQIPNPKTKTPLEKQFETWVQKLKPGFNPSDVEYALWSQSDPDLALDIFRWTALQRGYKHNHVTYFTMIKILIVGKRYRQAETIVEEVLAGACDISVPLYNSIIKFCCARRSLFNLAFDVYKKMYNSENCKPTLETYSLLFNSLLRRFNKLNVCYVYLHSVRSLARQMKALGVIPDTFVLNMIIKAYSKCLEVDEAIRVFREMGLYGCEPNAYTYGYIAKGLCEKGMVVKGYDFYKEMREKGLVPSSSTYMIVICSLALGRRFEDAIDAVFDMFGNSMSPDLLTYKTLLEGMCREGRGNDAFELLDEMRKRDPSMNEKTYKALLNGLHFVSRD; encoded by the coding sequence ATGCCTTCAACCTTGCATCGCCTACTCATCTCCACTCTCCGCAACTCCAACCTTCTCTCTCCTACGTTTCCGCCTCTCACCTCAACGCCCGTCCTCCTCTCACTTTGCCTCcgcttcttctcctcctcacCCGGCCAAACCCAAGCTCAAACCTCCCAAACCCCAACTCCTCCGCCCCAAATCCCCaaccccaaaaccaaaaccccGTTGGAAAAGCAGTTCGAGACTTGGGTCCAGAAGCTCAAACCGGGGTTCAATCCCTCCGACGTCGAGTACGCCCTTTGGTCCCAATCCGATCCCGACCTCGCCCTCGACATCTTCAGATGGACCGCTCTGCAGCGCGGCTACAAACACAACCATGTTACCTACTTTACCATGATAAAGATCCTCATCGTGGGCAAGCGCTACCGCCAAGCCGAGACAATCGTCGAAGAGGTACTCGCCGGCGCTTGTGATATTAGCGTGCCTCTTTACAACTCTATTATTAAGTTCTGTTGCGCTCGAAGATCTCTGTTCAATCTCGCTTTcgatgtttataaaaaaatgtataattcaGAGAATTGTAAACCCACGCTCGAGACTTATTCATTGTTGTTCAATTCATTGCTTAGAAGGTTCAACAAGTTGAATGTTTGTTATGTGTATTTGCATTCGGTCCGGTCGTTGGCACGGCAAATGAAGGCTTTGGGTGTGATACCGGACACTTTCGTGTTGAATATGATTATAAAGGCATATTCAAAGTGCCTAGAAGTTGATGAGGCGATTCGGGTTTTTCGTGAAATGGGGCTGTATGGATGTGAGCCGAATGCATATACATATGGGTATATAGCGAAGGGTTTGTGTGAGAAGGGAATGGTGGTTAAGGGTTATGACTTCTATAAGGAAATGAGGGAAAAGGGTTTGGTTCCGAGTAGCAGTACGTATATGATTGTGATTTGCAGTCTTGCGTTGGGACGGAGGTTTGAGGACGCGATTGATGCCGTCTTTGATATGTTCGGCAATTCGATGTCTCCTGATTTGTTGACATACAAAACATTGTTGGAGGGAATGTGTCGGGAAGGGAGGGGCAACGACGCCTTTGAACTGCTCGATGAAATGAGGAAGAGGGATCCTTCGATGAATGAGAAGACTTACAAGGCTTTGCTGAATGGATTGCATTTCGTTAGTCGAGACTAG